In a genomic window of Roseiflexus castenholzii DSM 13941:
- a CDS encoding glycosyltransferase family 2 protein: MCDLSIVIVNWNTRDLLRACLASLHNAARRIACEIIVVDNASTDGSIEMVRAAFPRVRLMALPENVGFARANNIGFAQAQGRYFLLLNPDTWLPPGALDEMIALMDQMPNVGILGPRLLNADGSLQPSCSRFPTPLNIALDCWGISRIAPQNRMLSRFKMTWWAHDEAREVDQPSGACLLVRREAWHEAGPLDERFFMYFEEVDLCWRVRRAGWRTCFTPTPQITHYGGQSSLQNLDARIVQRYASLVLFFRKHYGALTTGALCCAITPAALARALLAAIRAATAGQRRQWEYAAQYWRVTTLLCSSMMTR; this comes from the coding sequence ATGTGTGACCTCAGCATCGTAATCGTCAACTGGAATACGCGCGACCTGCTGCGCGCCTGCCTTGCGTCGCTGCACAACGCAGCGCGTCGCATCGCGTGTGAGATTATCGTGGTCGATAATGCCTCAACTGATGGCAGCATCGAGATGGTCCGCGCTGCATTTCCGCGTGTGCGCTTGATGGCGCTGCCGGAGAATGTCGGCTTTGCCCGCGCCAACAACATTGGGTTCGCTCAGGCGCAAGGGCGCTATTTTCTGCTGTTGAACCCCGATACCTGGTTGCCGCCCGGCGCACTGGATGAGATGATCGCGCTCATGGATCAGATGCCGAATGTCGGCATTCTGGGTCCGCGATTGTTGAATGCCGATGGCAGTCTGCAACCGTCGTGCAGCCGGTTTCCGACGCCGCTCAACATTGCGCTGGATTGCTGGGGCATCAGTCGAATTGCGCCGCAAAACCGCATGCTGTCTCGCTTCAAGATGACCTGGTGGGCGCACGATGAAGCGCGCGAGGTCGATCAACCATCGGGGGCTTGCCTGCTGGTTCGCCGTGAAGCCTGGCACGAAGCCGGTCCGCTCGACGAACGCTTTTTCATGTATTTCGAGGAAGTGGATCTGTGCTGGCGCGTGCGACGGGCTGGCTGGCGGACCTGCTTCACACCGACGCCGCAGATCACGCACTACGGAGGACAGAGTTCGCTCCAGAACCTTGATGCGCGCATTGTCCAGCGGTATGCCAGTCTGGTGTTGTTCTTCCGTAAACACTATGGCGCATTGACGACCGGGGCGCTCTGCTGCGCCATTACCCCGGCGGCGCTGGCGCGCGCACTGCTGGCAGCCATTCGCGCGGCGACGGCGGGGCAACGACGGCAGTGGGAGTACGCTGCGCAATACTGGCGCGTTACAACGCTGTTGTGTAGTTCGATGATGACCCGATAA
- a CDS encoding glycosyltransferase, which produces MGAPLTILYVSGYGAHEWALHTPRFLARRGHRVTMVCPSESPMERLARTAGIDVCTWQAPRRLKDVRAVSGAVGALYRLFRRHNPDVVVYYALPISLWARVAARLAGVPVRLFKPPSLWDLELRHYRLAECATAWMDSAILASSRALVRYYQHTPVLRATVILSYYGFPLERFNPSLDGAAVRREYGISPTATVVTTVAHLIPPIRRFDPHYGIKGHEVLLRAARDVVSRLPSTRFLIVGAEPEGADGAYEASLKQLACVYGIERHVIFTGKRTDIPSILAAGDVAAVPSLSENVGGAVEPLLMERPVVASAVGGLPDVVRDGETGYLVPPRDPGALADALLRMLALPPAARHAMGRRGRAIVQQLFDIQRVVCAEERIFYRLRGKPLCVTSAS; this is translated from the coding sequence ATGGGCGCGCCGCTGACTATTCTCTATGTGTCCGGCTATGGCGCCCACGAATGGGCGTTGCACACGCCGCGCTTTCTGGCGCGGCGCGGGCATCGGGTGACAATGGTCTGCCCATCCGAATCGCCAATGGAGCGCCTAGCACGCACTGCCGGCATAGATGTTTGCACCTGGCAGGCGCCACGTCGTCTGAAGGATGTGCGCGCCGTGAGTGGCGCCGTTGGCGCACTCTACCGGCTGTTCCGCCGGCACAACCCGGACGTGGTCGTGTACTATGCGCTGCCGATCAGCCTGTGGGCGCGCGTGGCGGCGCGGTTGGCGGGCGTGCCGGTGCGCCTGTTCAAGCCGCCGAGCCTGTGGGACCTGGAACTGCGGCATTATCGGCTGGCGGAGTGCGCGACCGCCTGGATGGACAGCGCGATTCTGGCGTCGAGCCGCGCGCTGGTGCGCTATTACCAGCATACGCCGGTTTTGCGCGCCACAGTGATATTGAGTTACTACGGCTTCCCGCTCGAACGCTTCAATCCATCGCTGGACGGCGCAGCAGTGCGCCGGGAGTATGGCATTTCACCCACAGCGACAGTCGTGACGACAGTGGCGCACCTGATTCCGCCTATTCGCCGCTTCGACCCGCACTACGGCATCAAGGGTCACGAAGTCCTGCTTCGGGCGGCGCGCGATGTCGTGAGTCGCCTGCCCTCCACACGCTTTTTGATCGTCGGCGCAGAGCCGGAAGGCGCCGATGGCGCATACGAAGCGTCGTTGAAACAACTCGCGTGCGTGTATGGCATAGAGCGTCATGTCATTTTCACCGGAAAGCGCACCGATATTCCGTCAATTCTGGCGGCAGGCGATGTGGCAGCGGTTCCGTCGCTGTCCGAGAACGTTGGCGGCGCGGTCGAACCGTTGCTCATGGAGCGTCCGGTGGTTGCCAGCGCAGTCGGCGGGTTGCCCGACGTGGTGCGCGACGGTGAAACCGGCTACCTTGTGCCACCGCGCGATCCGGGCGCGCTGGCGGACGCGTTGCTGCGCATGCTGGCGCTGCCTCCGGCTGCCCGTCACGCCATGGGGCGCCGGGGTCGTGCAATTGTGCAGCAGTTGTTCGACATCCAGCGTGTCGTGTGTGCGGAAGAGCGCATTTTTTATCGTCTGCGAGGCAAACCGTTATGTGTGACCTCAGCATCGTAA
- a CDS encoding glycosyltransferase: MSQSLRIVHIVGSAFAGGWAFHPLCRLRDAGHRVHLICPEDGPLPERTRAAGIPTHIIPFPRRIRHMHSAAAYVARVAAWLRREQIDVVHNHLAPANVWGRLAAYAAGVPVRLTQWPGPLPLEIPASRRIEMALARLDSAIIASSTATQRIYEACGVMRDRIRLIYYGFPFEPFDPTIDGSPIRREFNIAPDVPLVTMVAYMYSPLQERSLRGLNVFGGIGLKGHEILIAAAARVREVNPAVRFLIVGDSLAPGEAERYKRRLHQMVADLELQQTVIFAGKRTDIPSILAAGDVAAVPSLSENVGGAVEPLLMERPVVASAVGGLPDVVRDGETGYLVPPRDPGALADALLRMLALPPAARHAMGRRGRAMVRELFDLPTTVRQTEQLYYDMLNATGMGGLRWARR; the protein is encoded by the coding sequence ATGTCCCAATCATTACGCATTGTCCACATCGTCGGTAGCGCCTTTGCCGGTGGATGGGCGTTCCATCCGCTCTGCCGATTGCGCGATGCCGGGCACAGGGTACACCTGATTTGCCCGGAGGACGGTCCTCTGCCAGAACGGACGCGCGCTGCCGGCATCCCAACTCATATCATTCCCTTTCCGCGCCGCATCCGGCATATGCACTCAGCCGCAGCATATGTCGCGCGTGTGGCGGCATGGCTGCGCCGGGAACAGATCGATGTCGTTCACAATCATCTAGCGCCTGCCAATGTGTGGGGGCGCCTGGCGGCGTATGCGGCCGGCGTTCCGGTGCGCCTGACGCAGTGGCCCGGTCCGTTGCCGCTTGAAATTCCCGCCTCGCGCCGGATCGAAATGGCGCTGGCGCGTCTCGATAGCGCGATTATCGCGTCCAGCACCGCTACACAGCGCATTTACGAGGCATGTGGCGTCATGCGCGACCGAATTCGCCTGATCTACTACGGGTTTCCGTTCGAGCCGTTCGATCCGACGATTGACGGCAGTCCGATCCGGCGCGAGTTCAACATTGCGCCCGATGTGCCACTGGTGACGATGGTCGCCTATATGTACTCACCGTTGCAAGAACGCTCGCTCCGGGGATTGAACGTCTTCGGCGGCATTGGACTGAAGGGACACGAAATCCTGATCGCCGCCGCAGCGCGTGTCCGTGAGGTCAATCCCGCCGTGCGCTTTCTGATCGTCGGTGATTCGCTGGCGCCCGGCGAAGCGGAACGCTATAAGCGCAGACTTCATCAGATGGTCGCCGATCTGGAATTGCAGCAGACGGTCATCTTCGCCGGGAAACGCACCGATATTCCGTCAATTCTGGCGGCAGGCGATGTGGCAGCGGTTCCGTCGCTGTCCGAGAACGTTGGCGGCGCGGTCGAACCGTTGCTCATGGAGCGTCCGGTGGTTGCCAGCGCAGTCGGCGGGTTGCCCGACGTGGTGCGCGACGGTGAAACCGGCTACCTTGTGCCACCGCGCGATCCGGGCGCGCTGGCGGACGCGTTGCTGCGCATGCTGGCGCTGCCTCCGGCTGCCCGTCACGCCATGGGGCGGAGAGGGCGCGCGATGGTGCGGGAACTGTTCGATCTGCCCACAACAGTGCGACAAACCGAGCAACTGTACTACGACATGCTGAACGCTACGGGCATGGGGGGTCTACGATGGGCGCGCCGCTGA
- a CDS encoding O-antigen ligase family protein, producing the protein MSRLSALVAPEYARTGTALLIGLVVAPLTGVLAATQPFLLLAFLGAAAWVFLVLRGGAAAFFVMGTAAPLLYLIDVRSALFGQALLALYGMALIHALYQVAQQPDARRWNRRLVFFAVGWGVVVALAERALLSEGVSLRRLVMTAIGTLPYLWFALTAPRMAKGDQAHALLGGVAIGATVVAGAFLTNSRSLTEGLQGRDAWIDTYTVIGSLKNSLGLLWVIGWTLLLGWRTRGGWMLRAPLLAILLAAILFSFSRSSYMALIVATLMVYRGHSLKLWVIAGSIGAFVLFGLPEAVWARLQMTWSPGRGFDPSAETRIDLWVAAINAFLSAPLTGIGWGKFSEYLVRTGQAPIAAGSAVYDLGYAHNYFLSAFAMLGIGGGMLNIGVFLAAWRRARTLAARQSPLGRVVQAAVLAVFVASMFGEPLFDPILAFVFVLILACLVGQEGE; encoded by the coding sequence ATGAGCAGATTGTCCGCACTCGTCGCGCCTGAATACGCCCGAACCGGAACCGCGCTGCTGATCGGGCTGGTCGTTGCGCCGCTCACCGGTGTGCTGGCAGCGACACAGCCATTCCTGCTGCTGGCATTTCTTGGCGCTGCGGCATGGGTATTCCTGGTGTTGCGCGGCGGCGCCGCTGCGTTCTTCGTGATGGGGACAGCAGCCCCGCTCCTCTATCTGATCGATGTGCGCAGCGCGCTCTTCGGTCAGGCGTTGCTGGCGCTCTATGGTATGGCGCTCATTCACGCACTGTATCAGGTCGCGCAACAACCGGATGCCAGACGATGGAATCGCCGGCTGGTCTTCTTCGCCGTTGGGTGGGGAGTCGTCGTCGCGCTGGCTGAACGGGCGCTCTTAAGCGAAGGGGTCAGTCTGCGACGCCTGGTGATGACTGCCATCGGTACGCTTCCTTACCTGTGGTTTGCGCTGACAGCGCCACGCATGGCGAAGGGCGATCAGGCGCATGCATTGCTCGGTGGCGTCGCCATTGGTGCAACTGTCGTTGCAGGAGCGTTTCTTACCAATTCACGCTCGCTGACTGAAGGACTTCAAGGGCGGGATGCCTGGATCGATACCTACACGGTGATCGGCAGTTTGAAGAATTCGCTGGGGTTGTTGTGGGTCATTGGTTGGACCCTTCTGCTGGGATGGCGCACCAGAGGCGGGTGGATGCTCAGAGCGCCGCTGCTCGCCATTCTGCTGGCCGCCATCCTCTTCTCGTTCAGTCGCTCATCCTATATGGCGTTGATTGTTGCAACCCTGATGGTGTACCGCGGTCATTCACTGAAATTGTGGGTCATTGCGGGAAGCATAGGCGCATTCGTGCTATTCGGTCTGCCGGAAGCCGTATGGGCTCGTCTACAAATGACTTGGTCGCCGGGACGCGGGTTCGACCCGTCGGCAGAGACGCGCATCGATCTGTGGGTTGCGGCGATCAATGCCTTTCTCTCCGCTCCGCTAACCGGTATCGGATGGGGGAAATTCAGCGAGTATCTGGTGCGCACCGGTCAGGCGCCTATCGCAGCCGGATCGGCAGTGTACGACCTCGGCTACGCCCATAACTACTTTCTCAGCGCCTTTGCCATGCTTGGCATTGGCGGAGGGATGTTGAACATCGGCGTGTTTTTGGCGGCATGGCGGCGCGCACGCACCCTTGCAGCACGTCAGAGTCCACTGGGGCGCGTCGTGCAGGCAGCGGTGCTGGCAGTGTTCGTGGCGTCGATGTTCGGCGAACCGCTCTTCGATCCCATTCTCGCATTTGTGTTCGTTCTTATCCTGGCATGCCTCGTTGGGCAGGAAGGTGAATGA
- a CDS encoding MATE family efflux transporter, giving the protein MTQSQQSGAVRLMIETYAVRIATLGLMVISAMLQARLLGPEGKGLLAATLSWSALIGGITLLGSDSASIYFVARTAQHTRWMIRAGLMYAVGIALIALVLPGLQINTPIDQQLMLSVALLTPILVLTALFNAICVGLNRIRLSNALNAGSALLYVLALAALSMAHVDQFEPVMATVLGVQVAVLILFTASLRHLSSADYVAPDLSALVRYSLQSFRGNLAGLLFLRSSLIIVSGMAPIAQAGIFSIAVVFADVVTMLPNTLINILLPRLAGQSPAFVARRVADAVRYGAVATLALGLLVGGCAFVVIPFGFGEGFRSAAAVALVLCTGAALGAPGMILSLYFNAIEQPGTPANAAWIGCGVLIAGSLALAPLFGAMGAALAVVIARTTITMVMAVRFCRASSLGWQTLLTLQAADLIKSERKIYAIYEQIVRTRRA; this is encoded by the coding sequence GTGACACAATCGCAACAATCAGGAGCGGTGCGCCTGATGATCGAGACGTATGCCGTGCGTATCGCCACGCTGGGATTGATGGTCATCTCGGCGATGTTACAGGCGCGTCTGCTGGGTCCCGAAGGCAAAGGACTGCTGGCTGCAACACTCTCGTGGTCGGCGTTGATCGGCGGTATCACGCTGCTTGGTTCAGATAGCGCAAGCATCTACTTCGTTGCGCGCACTGCGCAGCATACGCGGTGGATGATACGCGCCGGGCTGATGTATGCGGTTGGCATCGCTTTGATTGCGCTCGTATTGCCTGGGCTTCAGATCAATACACCGATAGACCAACAACTGATGCTATCGGTTGCGCTGCTGACGCCGATTCTCGTCTTGACGGCGCTGTTCAACGCAATCTGCGTTGGATTGAACCGGATACGGTTGAGCAATGCTCTCAATGCTGGTTCTGCGTTGTTGTACGTTCTGGCGCTTGCTGCCCTATCTATGGCGCACGTTGACCAATTCGAGCCGGTTATGGCGACTGTTCTGGGAGTGCAGGTTGCGGTTCTGATCCTTTTCACAGCATCCCTGCGTCATTTGAGCAGCGCCGACTATGTTGCGCCAGATCTTTCGGCATTGGTGCGGTACTCGCTGCAATCGTTCCGGGGGAACCTTGCCGGTCTGCTGTTTCTGCGCAGCAGCCTGATCATCGTGAGCGGCATGGCGCCGATAGCACAGGCTGGCATCTTCTCGATTGCGGTCGTCTTCGCGGATGTAGTGACGATGCTGCCCAATACGCTCATCAACATTCTGCTGCCACGCCTTGCGGGGCAAAGCCCGGCGTTCGTCGCCCGGCGCGTCGCCGACGCTGTGCGTTACGGCGCTGTCGCGACACTTGCACTGGGACTACTGGTTGGAGGTTGTGCTTTTGTGGTTATTCCATTCGGATTTGGTGAAGGGTTTCGTTCGGCGGCGGCGGTTGCGCTCGTTCTCTGCACCGGTGCGGCGCTCGGCGCACCCGGCATGATCCTGTCACTCTATTTCAACGCAATCGAACAACCGGGGACGCCGGCCAACGCTGCATGGATCGGGTGCGGCGTTTTGATCGCCGGTTCACTGGCGCTGGCGCCGCTCTTCGGGGCAATGGGGGCGGCATTGGCAGTGGTCATTGCACGGACGACGATCACGATGGTGATGGCGGTACGTTTTTGTCGCGCCAGCAGTCTGGGCTGGCAAACCCTTCTGACGCTCCAGGCGGCTGATCTGATAAAGAGTGAACGCAAGATTTATGCCATCTATGAGCAGATTGTCCGCACTCGTCGCGCCTGA
- a CDS encoding tyrosine-protein kinase has translation MILQRYLTLFWRWLWLMLLMTLLAGGAAYLVSNRMTPVYEASTTLLINQAPASSASPDYNAVLTAERLARTYAELLIKRPVLEEVVRELSLPFAPSMLAERIRVRPIRDTQLIVVTVEDIDPQRAADIANHIVAVFSEQNRELQSERFAESKRSLAGEIAKLQSDIDTTQAELAALRGIDDPVRRARLEEALVQYRSSYATVLRSLEEVRLAEAQLTNSVNVVESAAPVYTPVRPQIATNTGMAAVAGLLLAIGVALLIEYLSDRVNSAEDVATTARVGMLAAIGRIDGAAPSDKLVMLKDPFSQVAEAYQMLRVKLEIARFEKPLHTLLVTSSNPGEGKSTTAANLALAIARSGKRVILVDTDLRRPSLHRFFRHANLRGVTTALVRDPSDSLYNHMIAAGEENLLVLPSGPVPSDPAVMVSSKRMLDLIDELKRIADVVVFDSPPILAVADAMPLAHVCDATLLVVLAGVTRTSQLRRACDQLLQAGVEPQGVVLNRVTREQVGYEHYYYYYGGERKRSSRSALSRLFKRRRRRQSGMPGMVDTVDAGVTGIASGTRPDRGAPIDIVMDGFYATPTPETIDRHPVSAGAVVATRTDERRNGMTPHQMNQTK, from the coding sequence ATGATCCTGCAACGTTACCTGACCCTCTTCTGGCGCTGGCTTTGGTTGATGCTGCTGATGACGCTACTTGCCGGCGGCGCAGCATATCTCGTCAGCAATCGTATGACGCCGGTGTACGAAGCCTCGACCACGCTCTTGATCAATCAGGCGCCGGCAAGCAGCGCCTCACCCGATTACAACGCCGTTCTGACCGCCGAGCGGCTGGCGCGCACCTACGCCGAGCTGCTGATCAAACGTCCGGTGCTCGAAGAGGTGGTGCGCGAGTTGAGTCTGCCATTTGCGCCATCGATGCTTGCCGAGCGCATTCGCGTTCGACCAATTCGTGACACACAACTGATCGTTGTGACGGTCGAAGATATCGATCCGCAGCGCGCCGCCGATATTGCCAATCATATCGTGGCGGTCTTCAGCGAGCAGAACCGCGAGTTGCAATCCGAGCGCTTTGCCGAATCAAAACGCAGTCTCGCCGGCGAGATCGCCAAACTCCAGTCGGACATCGACACGACCCAGGCTGAACTTGCCGCGCTGCGCGGGATCGACGATCCGGTCCGACGCGCGCGTCTTGAAGAGGCGCTGGTGCAGTATCGCAGCAGTTACGCTACGGTGCTGCGCAGCCTGGAAGAGGTGCGGCTGGCTGAAGCACAGTTGACCAACAGCGTCAATGTGGTCGAATCGGCTGCGCCTGTTTACACACCGGTACGTCCCCAAATCGCAACGAACACCGGAATGGCGGCAGTCGCCGGTCTGCTGCTAGCGATTGGAGTCGCGCTCCTGATCGAGTACCTGAGTGATCGGGTCAATTCGGCCGAGGATGTGGCGACGACAGCGCGCGTCGGTATGCTGGCGGCTATCGGACGGATCGATGGCGCCGCGCCGTCGGACAAACTGGTGATGCTGAAAGACCCCTTCTCGCAAGTTGCCGAAGCCTACCAGATGCTGCGCGTCAAACTGGAGATTGCGCGGTTCGAGAAGCCACTGCACACGCTTCTGGTGACGAGCAGCAACCCCGGCGAGGGAAAGAGCACAACCGCAGCGAACCTGGCGCTGGCAATCGCGCGTTCTGGCAAGCGCGTCATTCTGGTCGATACCGACTTGCGACGACCGTCGTTGCATCGGTTCTTTCGCCACGCCAATCTGCGCGGCGTCACCACTGCGCTGGTGCGTGATCCGTCAGATAGCCTGTACAACCACATGATCGCCGCCGGTGAGGAGAACCTCCTCGTGCTGCCGAGCGGGCCGGTGCCTTCTGATCCGGCAGTGATGGTCAGTTCGAAGAGGATGCTTGATCTGATCGACGAACTCAAACGCATCGCGGATGTCGTGGTGTTCGATAGTCCACCAATCCTTGCCGTTGCCGATGCAATGCCGCTCGCGCATGTCTGCGACGCCACACTGCTGGTCGTGCTGGCAGGCGTCACGCGCACCAGTCAGTTGCGTCGCGCCTGCGACCAGTTGTTGCAGGCAGGAGTGGAGCCGCAGGGCGTGGTATTGAACCGCGTCACCAGAGAGCAGGTCGGATACGAGCACTACTACTACTACTACGGCGGGGAACGGAAGCGCAGCAGCCGCAGTGCGTTGAGCCGGTTGTTCAAACGCCGACGGCGACGCCAGAGCGGCATGCCGGGCATGGTCGATACCGTGGATGCCGGCGTGACCGGCATCGCGAGCGGGACAAGACCTGATAGGGGCGCGCCAATTGATATTGTTATGGATGGGTTCTATGCAACACCCACTCCCGAAACCATAGACAGACATCCGGTGAGCGCCGGCGCCGTTGTGGCAACCAGAACAGACGAGCGTCGGAATGGAATGACGCCGCATCAGATGAATCAAACGAAGTAG
- a CDS encoding response regulator, translating to MECAGAQSPDRVRTLVAAPHEEYRLFGSALKRLPQAVVVAATDNGRTALEYVRRMRFDLAIIGIPLAHANGLTVARQALHTSPDIRIVMITAIDDPACLLEAIRVGVHGYLSTTASIDELADAIPRILAGETIFDILISTRALRRLVTSGCSH from the coding sequence ATGGAGTGTGCAGGAGCACAATCGCCAGATCGGGTGCGCACCCTCGTCGCTGCGCCCCACGAGGAGTATCGGTTGTTCGGTTCCGCGCTGAAACGCCTCCCGCAGGCGGTCGTGGTTGCCGCAACCGATAATGGGCGCACGGCACTGGAGTATGTGCGACGCATGCGTTTCGATCTCGCAATCATCGGCATTCCACTGGCACACGCCAATGGACTGACTGTTGCGCGCCAGGCGCTCCACACTTCGCCTGATATTCGGATTGTTATGATTACCGCCATCGATGACCCTGCATGCCTCCTCGAAGCGATCCGGGTCGGTGTGCATGGGTATCTGTCCACCACGGCATCGATTGACGAACTGGCAGATGCCATACCACGCATCCTTGCAGGGGAGACGATCTTTGACATCCTGATTTCCACACGCGCACTTCGGCGATTGGTCACGTCTGGTTGTTCGCATTGA
- a CDS encoding response regulator: MTFNPTAGSSSPSTRVLIVDDHELARAGLAAVLACEPGIEVVGEADNGAAALDFVARHPVDLVMMDLQMPVIDGIEATRRIKALHPAIGIIMVTVQAKPDALMEALRAGVAGYLLKDASRREIIGAVRQVLRGEAFLNPDLVLQTLRRLAHATPTDDATPIEPLTPREQQVLRLLMQGKTNREIARELIISPGTVKVHVEHIIAKLGVSDRTQAAVRALELGLVRDKGRD; encoded by the coding sequence ATGACGTTCAACCCGACTGCTGGAAGTTCATCGCCATCTACGCGTGTCCTGATCGTGGACGATCACGAACTGGCGCGCGCCGGGCTTGCAGCGGTGCTGGCATGCGAACCAGGCATCGAGGTCGTCGGCGAAGCGGACAACGGCGCCGCTGCGCTCGATTTCGTGGCGCGCCATCCGGTGGACCTGGTGATGATGGATTTGCAGATGCCCGTGATAGATGGCATCGAGGCGACGCGACGGATCAAGGCGTTGCATCCCGCCATCGGCATCATTATGGTCACCGTGCAGGCAAAACCGGACGCGCTGATGGAAGCGTTGCGCGCCGGCGTCGCCGGGTACCTGCTCAAGGACGCGAGCCGACGTGAGATCATCGGCGCGGTGCGGCAGGTGTTGCGCGGCGAGGCGTTCCTGAACCCAGATCTGGTGCTGCAAACGCTGCGTCGGCTGGCGCATGCGACGCCAACCGATGACGCGACGCCAATCGAGCCGCTAACGCCCCGCGAGCAACAGGTGTTGCGCCTGCTGATGCAGGGTAAAACAAACCGGGAGATCGCTCGCGAACTGATCATCAGTCCAGGAACGGTCAAGGTGCATGTCGAGCATATCATTGCGAAACTCGGCGTGTCGGACCGCACACAGGCGGCGGTGCGGGCGTTGGAGTTGGGGTTGGTGAGGGATAAGGGAAGAGATTAG
- a CDS encoding sensor histidine kinase, translating into MKHQLTTLIPETKRHTSFPFDRAQTAPEHWRKEREQLLLLLAEREAEIHLLRRMVFEAQRAGQRRIARELHDGVAQQITAACLHLQALAGRYRPRSPKARATLERAIELTRSAADEVRRVIADAPPAALETHRLAEAICSEAMALQRDGWRVTTRIADVGRLPEDVELALFRIAQEALQNIRRHAGRCRVQVTLAREGACVRLEIVDNGCGFDPQQTAAGRFGLAGMQERAALLGGTVIIQSHPGCGTRIAIRIDMETDDETRMWTN; encoded by the coding sequence ATGAAACATCAACTTACGACCCTCATCCCCGAAACCAAACGACACACCTCATTTCCGTTCGATCGAGCACAAACCGCACCCGAACACTGGCGCAAGGAGCGCGAGCAGTTGTTGCTCCTTCTTGCCGAGCGCGAGGCGGAGATCCATCTGCTGCGCCGTATGGTATTCGAGGCGCAACGCGCCGGGCAGCGCCGGATCGCTCGTGAGTTGCACGATGGCGTGGCGCAGCAGATCACAGCCGCCTGCCTGCACCTTCAGGCGTTGGCCGGCAGATATCGTCCACGGTCGCCCAAAGCACGTGCAACGCTCGAGCGGGCCATCGAACTGACCCGCAGCGCCGCCGATGAGGTGCGCCGGGTGATCGCCGATGCGCCGCCTGCGGCGCTCGAGACCCATCGCCTGGCAGAAGCGATTTGCAGCGAAGCGATGGCGTTACAACGCGATGGATGGCGGGTGACGACCCGAATTGCCGATGTTGGTCGGTTACCAGAGGATGTCGAACTGGCACTGTTTCGCATCGCTCAAGAAGCGCTCCAGAACATTCGACGGCACGCGGGACGCTGCCGGGTACAGGTGACGCTGGCGCGCGAGGGAGCGTGTGTGCGGCTGGAGATTGTCGATAACGGGTGTGGCTTCGATCCGCAGCAGACCGCCGCAGGGCGCTTTGGTCTGGCGGGTATGCAGGAGCGCGCAGCATTGTTGGGGGGAACCGTGATCATCCAGAGTCATCCTGGCTGCGGGACACGGATCGCGATCCGTATTGATATGGAAACTGATGATGAAACACGGATGTGGACGAATTGA
- a CDS encoding sortase: MSGIPVFHYRYRPFLTVIAAIALILLGIGAVYLVWMNMLRDQERLNPSTERVLVTTDGQRIPLDRSSPTVAATAGAGSGATTSPQITPEASATPMPATDPLPPERLIIPRINVNWPVTLADIDHLPKFRGVGWIFGTGFPGMQGNMVLTGHMGGPYATFERLHEVQPGDEILVQTESDMHRYRVQTVYETTPDDVRAMAPDDRMIATLITCSGDWIPEQQTNARRLIVVAVYEGR, translated from the coding sequence ATGAGCGGTATTCCTGTGTTTCATTATCGCTATCGCCCGTTCCTGACGGTGATCGCAGCGATTGCGCTCATCCTGCTGGGTATTGGTGCGGTCTATCTGGTCTGGATGAACATGCTGCGCGATCAGGAACGGCTCAATCCTTCTACCGAGCGTGTGCTGGTTACCACCGACGGTCAGCGCATTCCACTGGACCGCTCCAGCCCGACGGTCGCCGCCACGGCGGGAGCCGGATCCGGTGCGACAACCAGCCCACAGATCACGCCGGAAGCGTCTGCCACGCCAATGCCGGCGACCGACCCGCTTCCACCAGAACGCCTGATCATTCCGCGCATCAATGTCAACTGGCCCGTGACCCTGGCAGACATCGATCATTTGCCGAAGTTCCGCGGCGTCGGCTGGATATTCGGCACCGGCTTCCCCGGCATGCAAGGAAACATGGTGTTGACCGGACATATGGGCGGACCCTACGCGACTTTTGAACGTCTGCACGAAGTGCAGCCGGGCGATGAAATTCTGGTTCAGACTGAGTCGGACATGCATCGCTACCGCGTGCAAACAGTCTACGAAACAACACCCGACGATGTGCGAGCGATGGCGCCTGACGACCGGATGATCGCCACCCTTATCACCTGTAGCGGCGACTGGATCCCCGAACAACAGACAAATGCGCGACGATTGATCGTGGTTGCTGTGTATGAAGGGAGATGA